Part of the Gammaproteobacteria bacterium genome is shown below.
TCGAGGCTGACTTGCGGTTGTTGGCGCGCCTGGCCGAACTGGCTGAAAATAACATTCAAGAGCTCAAGCGTTTTCGTCCAACCGAAGTGGTCCGACAATTTTCGTTGTCATTGCGGCGCGAACTGGATTTGTCGGGTGAGTGCCGTCATGCCGAACGGATTGCGGCGAATTTGCAGGACGAATTTGACGTTGTTATTCCCCGCGTTTATTGGCAGTGGAGCAGCGAGCGGCTGAATGTTCAGCAATATATTTTTGGTATCAGCGGTCGCCAGTTTGCCAAGCAATCTGATCAATTGCACAACGGCCAACGTATTGCCAAATTGGGTGCTCGGGCCATTTTGCACATGGTGCTGGTCAATGGCTTTTTTCACGCTGATCCGCACCTGGGCAATATCATCGTTACGCCGGATAACAAACTCGCGCTGGTGGATTTTGGCATGGTGGGACGTCTGTCCGATCAGCGCCGTGAAGAGTTGATTGATTTGCTGTATGCCTTGGTCAAAAAGGACAGTGTGGCAGTGGTTGATGTACTTCTGTTGTGGGTCCGTGGCAGTAACATTGATGAAACGGCATTAACCGCAGAAGTTGAAAATTTTCTCGACCACTATCATGGGCTGAGTTTGCGACAACTGGATTTTACCGCTGTGTTGATCGATTTAACGTCGATCCTGCGCGAGCATCAATTGACCTTGCCTGCTGATTTAGCGTTGCTGATAAAAACGTTTATTTCTCTGGAAGGTGTAGGGCGCAGGCTGGATCCTGATTTTAATATTGTCGAAGAAGCAACGCCCTTTATGGAGCGGTTGGTGCGTGCCCGTTATGCGCCATCGGCCTTGCTGAAGCGAGGCGCATCTGATGCGCAAGCGATATGGCGAATGTTTTCCGATGTGCCCAGGGATGTGCATGCCCTAATCAAATCCATGCGCCGTGGCGGCATG
Proteins encoded:
- a CDS encoding AarF/UbiB family protein, which codes for MLWETLSAARDLGRLHDIATVLIRWGFGDVVRRLGMSHALERAGKVLHWGASPILSDMEPPQRVVKALQELGPTFVKLGQLLATRVDLFPPDWIAAFETLQDQAGMLDFEQLRAQLTEDLGADPDSIFAELDKHALAAASIAQVHSAKLVDGTPVILKIRRPDIVNKVEADLRLLARLAELAENNIQELKRFRPTEVVRQFSLSLRRELDLSGECRHAERIAANLQDEFDVVIPRVYWQWSSERLNVQQYIFGISGRQFAKQSDQLHNGQRIAKLGARAILHMVLVNGFFHADPHLGNIIVTPDNKLALVDFGMVGRLSDQRREELIDLLYALVKKDSVAVVDVLLLWVRGSNIDETALTAEVENFLDHYHGLSLRQLDFTAVLIDLTSILREHQLTLPADLALLIKTFISLEGVGRRLDPDFNIVEEATPFMERLVRARYAPSALLKRGASDAQAIWRMFSDVPRDVHALIKSMRRGGMQVHVDLTRLDHFGHKIDRAVSRLTVGIVVAALIVGTAIVSSNQSEITLFGMPILGVVGFLIACVGGIGLLVSAWRSGRD